A genomic stretch from Methylorubrum extorquens includes:
- a CDS encoding putative glutathione S-transferase (Evidence 3 : Putative function from multiple computational evidences; Product type e : enzyme) gives MITVFHAPRTRSLRVLWMLEEMGLPYEVRLVDFPRHRSDAEFMRLNPAGSIPVLRDGDVVISESTAIIEYLVARYGPTPLAPQLSETSYPSYLQYFHFGEASLAGPMTVVAHCWFMGPEDQRENAGVEAARTIFRARLPAIQSRLEEHDYLAGSAFTAADVSVVYALGLGQALRAVETYAPVIQDYLARCRARPGFQRALLK, from the coding sequence ATGATCACCGTGTTTCACGCACCGCGGACCCGCTCGCTTCGGGTGTTGTGGATGCTTGAGGAGATGGGGCTGCCTTACGAGGTCCGCCTCGTCGATTTCCCGAGACATCGTTCCGATGCCGAGTTCATGCGTCTCAACCCGGCCGGCTCCATTCCCGTCCTGCGGGATGGCGATGTCGTGATCAGCGAATCCACCGCCATCATCGAGTATCTGGTCGCGCGCTACGGGCCCACACCCCTCGCGCCGCAGCTATCGGAGACCTCCTATCCTTCATATCTCCAGTATTTCCATTTTGGAGAGGCCAGTCTCGCGGGTCCGATGACGGTCGTTGCACATTGCTGGTTCATGGGCCCTGAAGATCAGCGAGAAAATGCGGGCGTCGAGGCCGCTCGGACCATCTTCCGTGCGCGGCTACCAGCCATCCAGAGCCGCCTTGAGGAGCATGACTATCTCGCGGGATCCGCATTCACGGCAGCGGATGTGTCCGTCGTCTATGCCCTCGGACTTGGCCAGGCGCTTCGCGCCGTCGAGACATACGCGCCTGTCATCCAAGACTACCTTGCGCGGTGCCGAGCCCGTCCCGGATTTCAGCGCGCCTTGCTGAAGTGA
- a CDS encoding conserved protein of unknown function; putative exported protein (Evidence 4 : Unknown function but conserved in other organisms) — protein MSFRPLAAFAIGFALLSGPVLADEKLPPDQQAKVEDILKKEGFTKWKEIELDDGMIEVDDAIDANGKQFDLKLDPKTLEVVKRKAE, from the coding sequence ATGTCCTTCCGCCCCCTCGCCGCCTTCGCCATCGGCTTCGCTCTCCTCAGCGGTCCGGTGCTCGCCGACGAGAAGCTGCCGCCCGACCAACAGGCCAAGGTCGAGGACATCCTGAAGAAGGAGGGCTTCACCAAGTGGAAGGAGATCGAACTCGACGACGGCATGATCGAGGTGGATGACGCCATCGACGCCAACGGCAAGCAGTTCGACCTGAAGCTCGACCCGAAGACCTTGGAGGTCGTGAAGCGCAAGGCGGAGTGA
- the dnaX gene encoding DNA polymerase III, tau and gamma subunits (Evidence 2b : Function from indirect experimental evidences (e.g. phenotypes); Product type e : enzyme) gives MDETHGTLTDEPGLPGMPTPAPVPATTPYRVLARKYRPQTFDDLIGQGAMVRTLGNAFAANRIPQAWMLTGVRGVGKTTTARILARGLNYLRTGQPDTGPTVSMPELGQHCQAIMESRHMDVLEMDAASHTGIDDVRGIIDGIRYSPVSARYKVYIVDEVHMLSEKAFNAFLKTLEEPPPHAKFVFATTEIRKVPVTILSRCQRFDLRRVEADVLAAHLKKICAAEGVEAEDEALAAVTRAAEGSVRDALSLLDQAIAHGAGAVSAAGVRDMLGLADRSRIVDLFEAVMRGDVPAAFAEIRAQYDAGADPAVVLSDLAGFTHLVTRLKLVPGAEADPTLSEAERVRGVAFAGRLPVRALSRAWQILLKALPEVQAAPRPLAAAEMAIVRLAYAADLPTPDEALRQLRADIASSEGNGAARPSLGRDGGSPMASHGSAALQMAPPAPQPSPRPTLAAVPSPVTAAAPQPASRPAPVAPAGPRLGRFEDVVAQAEAARDIALKVALERDVHLVRFEEGRIEFRLAPGGRQSLPTDLARALDAWTGRRWLVALSKEQGAPTLAENTRAAEETRHQNAAAHPLVREVLSRFPGAQIVDVRDKAPETDSAAAEGAGPAAPPPEETDDDA, from the coding sequence ATGGACGAGACGCACGGCACGCTCACCGACGAGCCGGGCCTGCCCGGCATGCCCACCCCCGCGCCCGTGCCGGCCACGACGCCTTACCGGGTGTTGGCGCGAAAATATCGCCCCCAGACCTTCGATGATCTGATCGGCCAGGGCGCCATGGTGCGCACGCTGGGCAATGCCTTTGCGGCCAACCGCATCCCGCAAGCCTGGATGCTCACGGGCGTGCGCGGCGTCGGCAAGACGACCACCGCCCGCATCCTCGCCCGCGGCCTCAACTACCTGCGCACCGGCCAGCCGGATACCGGCCCGACCGTGTCGATGCCGGAACTCGGCCAGCACTGCCAGGCGATCATGGAATCCCGGCACATGGACGTGCTGGAGATGGACGCCGCCTCGCATACCGGCATCGACGATGTGCGCGGCATCATCGACGGCATCCGCTACTCGCCGGTCTCGGCCCGCTACAAGGTCTACATCGTCGACGAGGTCCACATGCTCTCGGAGAAGGCGTTCAACGCCTTCCTGAAGACGCTGGAGGAGCCGCCGCCCCACGCCAAGTTCGTGTTCGCGACCACCGAGATCCGCAAGGTTCCGGTGACGATCCTGTCGCGCTGCCAGCGCTTCGACCTGCGCCGGGTCGAGGCCGACGTGCTCGCCGCCCACCTGAAGAAGATCTGCGCTGCGGAAGGGGTGGAGGCCGAGGATGAGGCGCTCGCCGCCGTCACCCGCGCCGCCGAGGGCTCGGTGCGCGACGCGCTCTCGCTGCTCGATCAGGCCATCGCCCATGGAGCCGGCGCGGTCTCGGCTGCGGGCGTGCGCGACATGCTCGGCCTCGCCGACCGCTCGCGCATCGTCGATTTGTTCGAGGCCGTGATGCGCGGCGACGTGCCGGCCGCCTTCGCCGAGATCCGCGCCCAGTACGACGCGGGCGCCGACCCGGCGGTGGTGCTCTCGGATCTCGCCGGCTTCACCCATCTCGTCACCCGCCTCAAGCTCGTGCCGGGGGCAGAGGCCGACCCCACCTTAAGCGAGGCGGAGCGCGTGCGCGGCGTGGCGTTTGCCGGGCGCCTGCCGGTGCGGGCCCTGTCGCGGGCGTGGCAGATCCTGCTGAAGGCGCTGCCCGAAGTGCAGGCCGCCCCCCGCCCGCTCGCCGCCGCCGAGATGGCGATCGTGCGGCTGGCCTATGCCGCCGATCTGCCGACGCCCGACGAGGCCCTGCGCCAGCTTCGGGCCGACATCGCCTCGTCCGAGGGCAACGGCGCCGCTCGCCCGAGCCTCGGACGCGATGGCGGGTCCCCCATGGCCTCGCACGGCTCGGCCGCGCTGCAGATGGCGCCGCCCGCCCCGCAGCCCTCGCCTCGGCCGACCCTGGCCGCGGTGCCCTCCCCTGTCACCGCTGCGGCGCCGCAACCCGCATCGCGCCCGGCTCCGGTGGCCCCGGCCGGTCCGCGGCTCGGGCGCTTCGAGGACGTGGTCGCCCAGGCCGAGGCCGCCCGCGACATCGCCCTCAAGGTGGCGCTGGAGCGCGACGTGCATCTGGTGCGCTTCGAGGAGGGGCGGATCGAGTTCCGCCTCGCGCCCGGCGGCCGGCAGAGCCTCCCGACCGATCTCGCCCGCGCCCTCGATGCCTGGACCGGACGGCGCTGGCTGGTGGCCCTCTCCAAGGAGCAGGGTGCGCCGACGCTCGCGGAAAACACGCGGGCGGCCGAGGAAACCCGCCACCAGAACGCCGCCGCCCACCCGCTGGTGCGGGAAGTGCTCTCGCGCTTCCCTGGCGCGCAGATCGTCGATGTGCGCGACAAGGCGCCGGAGACCGACAGCGCCGCGGCGGAGGGTGCCGGGCCGGCCGCCCCGCCGCCCGAAGAGACGGACGACGACGCCTGA
- a CDS encoding protein of unknown function; putative exported protein (Evidence 5 : Unknown function), with amino-acid sequence MPILLSVSAIAAGVALAALVGTNLWALRVAAAMAAAEDERGAGC; translated from the coding sequence GTGCCAATCCTGCTCTCGGTTTCCGCGATCGCCGCGGGCGTTGCTCTCGCGGCCCTTGTGGGCACCAACCTCTGGGCCCTGCGCGTCGCCGCCGCGATGGCTGCGGCGGAAGACGAGCGCGGGGCAGGTTGCTGA
- a CDS encoding protein of unknown function (Evidence 5 : Unknown function) has product MPAQRNTCFNKIYSCVASFGQRSDGGLGGNPDVPWPDRAKSLIYRFNSKGEFRTRAIDLAFITVCGRTPRTLRHDLCRRTEHNPPLILSNHP; this is encoded by the coding sequence TTGCCTGCTCAGCGAAATACTTGCTTTAACAAAATTTATAGTTGTGTTGCTTCGTTCGGCCAACGTTCAGATGGCGGGCTTGGCGGCAACCCTGATGTTCCATGGCCGGATCGAGCCAAGTCCCTGATTTATCGTTTTAATTCCAAGGGCGAGTTCCGTACGAGGGCGATCGATCTCGCCTTCATAACAGTATGCGGCAGAACGCCGCGCACCCTACGCCATGACCTTTGCCGGCGGACTGAACACAACCCGCCGCTGATCCTGTCGAATCACCCCTAG
- a CDS encoding protein of unknown function (Evidence 5 : Unknown function): MTISSECALRPPTEADEGRAPSSQGIAVVLAWERLGYDHRVSRTADPLASGVVDA, encoded by the coding sequence GTGACCATTTCGTCGGAATGCGCTCTAAGGCCGCCCACTGAGGCGGACGAGGGCAGGGCTCCGTCGTCTCAGGGCATCGCAGTCGTCTTGGCCTGGGAGAGGCTCGGTTATGATCACCGTGTTTCACGCACCGCGGACCCGCTCGCTTCGGGTGTTGTGGATGCTTGA
- a CDS encoding putative sensor and regulator, histidine kinase and CheY-like receiver domains (Evidence 3 : Putative function from multiple computational evidences; Product type r : regulator): MEPPSEPQTIEALTHRVAKLERINAALMAHVERTMDQQGGAYSLFQTAIMLEGRVRARTEELTALMNSLERSNAAMQAAKEEAETANRSKTRFLAAASHDLLQPLNAARLSLSALTDLAPGPEAQGIARQVERGLETIEDLIKALIDISKLDAGIVRPVVKPVRLADLVAGIEASFRPFAERKELRLVTRCADLVVETDGILLQRILQNLVSNAIRYTESGGVLIAARRRDKLCRIDVVDTGCGIPETERALVFEEFFRGARECDDGGIGLGLGLSIVQRMASTLGHAIELHSRSGHGTRLSLTLPLATQRPDPRVTLAPLATALTGARVLAIENDASTAEALQRLLRNWDAEVQVFRDLAGVVAALGAGLARPDVMVIDYHLDNGACGLDVVDYLRRNRGWVTPVILTTADHGADIAARAQATGAELVHKPIKPAQLRSLLAYMLA; this comes from the coding sequence ATGGAACCGCCCTCCGAACCGCAGACCATCGAGGCCCTGACGCATCGCGTGGCCAAGCTCGAGCGCATCAACGCGGCGCTGATGGCCCATGTCGAGCGCACCATGGATCAGCAGGGCGGCGCCTACTCGCTGTTCCAGACCGCGATCATGCTGGAGGGCCGCGTCCGCGCCCGCACCGAAGAGCTGACCGCGCTGATGAACAGCCTGGAGCGCTCGAACGCGGCGATGCAGGCCGCCAAGGAAGAGGCCGAGACCGCCAACCGCTCGAAGACGCGCTTCCTGGCCGCGGCCAGCCACGATCTGCTCCAGCCGCTGAACGCCGCCCGCCTCTCGCTCTCGGCACTGACCGACCTCGCGCCGGGGCCGGAAGCGCAGGGGATCGCCCGGCAGGTCGAGCGCGGCCTGGAGACGATCGAAGACCTGATCAAGGCGCTCATCGACATCTCGAAGCTCGATGCCGGCATCGTGCGCCCCGTGGTCAAGCCGGTGCGCCTCGCCGACCTCGTGGCCGGGATTGAGGCGAGCTTCCGGCCCTTCGCCGAGCGCAAGGAGCTGCGCCTCGTCACCCGCTGCGCCGACCTCGTGGTGGAGACCGACGGGATCCTGCTCCAGCGCATCCTTCAGAACCTCGTCTCGAACGCGATCCGCTACACCGAGAGCGGCGGCGTGCTGATCGCGGCGCGTCGGCGGGACAAGCTCTGCCGGATCGACGTGGTCGATACCGGCTGCGGCATTCCCGAGACGGAGCGGGCGCTGGTCTTCGAGGAGTTCTTTCGCGGCGCGCGCGAGTGCGACGATGGCGGGATCGGCCTCGGGCTCGGCCTGTCGATCGTGCAGCGCATGGCCTCGACCCTGGGGCATGCCATCGAACTGCATTCCCGTAGCGGCCACGGCACGCGGCTGAGCCTCACCCTGCCGCTCGCCACCCAGCGTCCGGACCCGCGGGTGACCCTCGCACCGCTGGCGACGGCGCTGACGGGCGCGCGGGTTCTGGCAATCGAGAACGACGCCTCCACGGCGGAGGCGCTGCAGCGGCTCCTGCGCAACTGGGACGCCGAGGTGCAGGTGTTTCGCGATCTCGCAGGCGTTGTAGCCGCCCTCGGTGCCGGTCTGGCGCGGCCGGATGTGATGGTGATCGACTACCACCTCGACAACGGCGCCTGCGGCCTCGACGTGGTGGATTACCTGCGGCGCAACCGGGGCTGGGTGACACCGGTGATCCTCACCACAGCCGACCACGGCGCCGACATCGCCGCCCGCGCCCAAGCCACCGGGGCCGAACTCGTCCACAAGCCGATCAAGCCGGCGCAACTGCGCTCGCTGCTCGCCTACATGCTGGCGTGA
- a CDS encoding conserved protein of unknown function (Evidence 4 : Unknown function but conserved in other organisms), with product MVTRVATVAFEGIEARAVDVQVQIAAGAVAFTIVGLADKAVAESRERVRSALIASGLALPAKRITVNLAPADLPKEGSHYDLPIALAVMGAIGALPADALGGYCVLGELALDGSITAVAGVLPAAMAANGRGLGLICPAATGPEAAWAAGDMDVLAPRSLIQLANHFKGSQVMARPQPAVAAPTGPMSDLRDIKGQEGAKRALEIAAAGGHNLLMNGPPGAGKSMLAARLPSILPPLGPRELLEVSMIQSVAGELKGGALSNRRPFRQPHHSASMAALVGGGLNARPGEASLAHGGVLFLDELPEFTPQVLDSLRQPMETGEIMIARANHRTTYPARFQLVAAMNPCRCGMALEPGYACRRGPNERCVAQYGARISGPLLDRIDLRIEVAAVTAADLILPPPAEGSAEAAARVAAARALQSTRYAALGLPAATTNATCPATVIESAAAPDAEGAALIRHAAETMRLSARGFHRTLRVARTLADLDGEAQVRRLHLAEALSYRARGERPAAAA from the coding sequence ATGGTCACGCGCGTCGCCACCGTCGCCTTCGAGGGGATCGAGGCGCGTGCCGTCGATGTGCAGGTGCAGATCGCGGCGGGTGCCGTCGCCTTCACCATCGTCGGCCTGGCCGACAAAGCGGTGGCGGAATCGCGCGAGCGGGTGCGTTCGGCGCTGATCGCCTCGGGGTTGGCGCTGCCGGCCAAGCGCATCACGGTCAACCTCGCTCCGGCCGATCTGCCCAAGGAAGGCTCGCATTACGACCTGCCGATCGCGCTCGCGGTGATGGGGGCCATCGGCGCGCTGCCGGCGGATGCGCTCGGCGGCTATTGCGTGCTCGGCGAACTCGCGCTCGACGGTTCGATCACCGCGGTGGCCGGCGTGCTGCCTGCGGCGATGGCGGCCAACGGGCGCGGCCTCGGCTTGATCTGCCCGGCCGCGACCGGGCCCGAGGCGGCCTGGGCCGCCGGCGACATGGATGTGCTGGCGCCGCGCTCGCTGATCCAGCTCGCCAACCACTTCAAGGGCAGCCAAGTGATGGCCCGGCCGCAGCCCGCGGTGGCGGCACCCACCGGGCCGATGTCGGATCTGCGCGACATCAAGGGCCAAGAGGGCGCCAAGCGCGCCCTGGAGATCGCGGCCGCTGGTGGCCACAACTTGCTGATGAACGGCCCACCGGGCGCCGGCAAATCGATGCTGGCCGCGCGCCTTCCCTCGATCCTACCGCCCCTGGGCCCGCGCGAACTGCTCGAAGTCTCGATGATCCAGTCGGTCGCGGGCGAGTTGAAGGGCGGGGCCCTCTCGAACCGGCGCCCGTTCCGCCAGCCGCACCATTCCGCCTCGATGGCGGCGCTGGTCGGCGGCGGGCTCAATGCGCGGCCCGGCGAGGCCTCGCTCGCCCATGGCGGTGTGCTGTTCCTCGACGAGTTACCCGAGTTCACGCCGCAGGTGCTCGATTCCCTGCGCCAGCCGATGGAGACGGGCGAAATCATGATCGCCCGCGCCAACCACCGGACCACCTATCCAGCGCGGTTCCAGCTCGTGGCGGCGATGAACCCGTGCCGCTGCGGCATGGCGCTGGAGCCGGGCTATGCCTGCCGCCGGGGGCCGAACGAACGCTGCGTCGCCCAGTACGGGGCCCGCATCTCCGGGCCGCTGCTCGACCGGATCGACCTGCGGATCGAGGTTGCGGCGGTGACCGCCGCCGACCTGATCCTGCCGCCGCCCGCGGAAGGCTCGGCCGAGGCCGCCGCGCGGGTCGCTGCGGCCCGCGCCCTCCAGAGTACGCGCTACGCCGCCCTCGGTCTGCCCGCCGCCACGACCAACGCCACCTGCCCGGCGACCGTCATCGAATCCGCCGCCGCGCCCGATGCCGAGGGGGCGGCGCTGATCCGCCACGCGGCCGAGACCATGCGGCTGTCCGCCCGCGGCTTCCACCGCACGCTACGGGTCGCCCGGACACTGGCCGACCTCGACGGCGAGGCGCAGGTGCGGCGGCTGCATCTAGCCGAGGCTTTGTCCTACCGGGCACGGGGCGAGCGGCCGGCGGCCGCGGCATAG
- a CDS encoding conserved protein of unknown function (Evidence 4 : Unknown function but conserved in other organisms), with protein sequence MRGLRRTLDGGRPDGGSGHRFALSLIDSLANAEETVVSAVAWALDGIPLIGGSAGDDLAFRSTVLIHEGQVCREAAVILLVETDFPIRIFKSDNFEPTNRKFVVTAAREDERRVTELNAEPAAREYAMAVGLDPENLSTMSFAAYPLAVKIGGEYYCRSISRVEPDGSMTFFCAIGEGVVLTLAQPRDIVEATRAELESLDASLGGLDLVIGFDCVFRRLDAESRQVRHRIADLYRRYGVVGFETYGEQYRSMHLNQTFTGIAIGRAETPESRGAKIAT encoded by the coding sequence GTGCGCGGCCTGCGCCGGACCCTCGACGGCGGGCGGCCGGACGGCGGCAGCGGCCACCGCTTCGCCCTGTCGCTGATCGACTCGCTCGCCAATGCGGAGGAGACGGTGGTCTCGGCGGTGGCTTGGGCGCTCGACGGCATCCCGCTGATCGGCGGCTCGGCCGGCGACGACCTCGCCTTCCGCAGCACGGTGCTGATCCACGAGGGCCAAGTCTGCCGCGAGGCGGCGGTGATCCTTCTGGTCGAGACCGATTTCCCGATCCGGATCTTCAAGAGCGACAATTTCGAGCCGACCAACCGCAAGTTCGTGGTCACCGCCGCCCGCGAGGACGAGCGGCGCGTCACCGAACTCAACGCCGAGCCCGCGGCGCGCGAATATGCCATGGCAGTGGGGCTCGACCCGGAAAACCTCTCGACGATGAGCTTTGCCGCCTACCCGCTCGCGGTGAAGATCGGCGGGGAATATTACTGCCGCTCGATCAGCCGGGTGGAGCCGGACGGCTCGATGACCTTCTTCTGCGCCATCGGCGAGGGCGTGGTGCTGACGCTGGCGCAGCCCCGCGACATCGTCGAGGCGACGCGGGCCGAACTCGAAAGCCTCGACGCGTCGCTCGGCGGGCTCGACCTCGTGATCGGTTTCGATTGCGTGTTTCGCCGGCTCGATGCCGAGAGCCGGCAGGTGCGCCACCGCATCGCCGACCTGTACCGTCGCTACGGCGTGGTCGGCTTCGAGACCTACGGCGAGCAGTACCGCTCGATGCACCTGAACCAGACTTTTACCGGCATCGCCATTGGCCGGGCTGAGACGCCGGAAAGCCGCGGCGCGAAGATCGCGACGTGA
- a CDS encoding protein of unknown function; putative exported protein (Evidence 5 : Unknown function), which translates to MRMTTIPVRLAVLALLASLSVPAGAQDRAGGPAQEGAPKDWQGRYRYEHAAGRTAGGTGIVVNYDLVLLPPDVSDGCVLTVRGFQADETLRCRTRPEGQDLAVTFDRYGDGRTVNRYGVAVYKPGQPLFTLAKGGALVTRWQGLKPDGQGVADRGAYFKKVR; encoded by the coding sequence ATGCGGATGACCACGATCCCGGTGCGCCTCGCCGTCCTCGCGCTGCTTGCGAGCCTGTCCGTGCCCGCCGGCGCGCAGGATCGGGCCGGAGGGCCGGCACAGGAGGGGGCGCCAAAAGATTGGCAGGGCCGTTACCGCTACGAGCACGCGGCCGGCCGCACAGCCGGCGGCACGGGCATCGTCGTAAATTACGACCTCGTGTTGCTGCCCCCCGATGTCAGCGACGGATGCGTTCTGACGGTGCGGGGCTTCCAGGCCGACGAGACGCTCCGCTGCCGGACCCGCCCGGAGGGGCAGGATCTCGCGGTGACGTTCGATCGCTACGGCGATGGCAGAACGGTCAACAGGTACGGGGTGGCGGTCTACAAGCCGGGCCAACCCCTCTTCACCCTTGCCAAAGGTGGGGCGTTGGTCACGCGCTGGCAGGGCCTCAAGCCGGACGGGCAGGGCGTGGCCGATCGCGGCGCTTACTTCAAAAAGGTGCGGTAG
- a CDS encoding protein of unknown function (Evidence 5 : Unknown function), with product MRGSEAVAHGTQMRGHLCGIQTAWTDAFDALGAVAAVAGAVDRSVVGHLIVFFSPAYDAEILTAALAAQFPGVGLTGCSTSGGISPAGSIDRGLVAIAFPRQGFRIVSGLLTDIARLDVEGGGLDRARPAPDPRRRAAGRRQRPPLRPVADRLARQCGGDGGLGGGLGARRHPADRRLGRRRPRLPQHGADPRGPSLPRGGGDPSGRDRFPDPDLQERQFRADQPQVRGHRRPRGRAARHRTQRRARGARICHGSGARPGKPLDDELCRLPARGEDRRGILLPLDQPGGAGRLDDLLLRHRRGRGADAGAAPRHRRGDAGRTRKPRRVARRARPRDRFRLRVSPARCREPAGAPPHRRPVPSLRRGRLRDLRRAVPLDAPEPDFYRHRHWPG from the coding sequence GTGCGAGGGAGCGAGGCGGTGGCGCACGGCACGCAGATGCGCGGGCATCTGTGCGGAATCCAGACGGCCTGGACGGACGCGTTCGACGCTTTGGGCGCGGTCGCGGCCGTGGCGGGGGCCGTCGACCGGTCGGTCGTCGGCCACCTGATCGTCTTCTTCTCGCCGGCTTATGACGCGGAAATCCTCACGGCCGCGCTCGCGGCGCAGTTTCCCGGCGTCGGGCTCACCGGCTGCTCCACTTCCGGCGGGATCAGCCCAGCGGGCTCGATCGACCGCGGCCTCGTCGCCATCGCCTTCCCGCGCCAAGGCTTCCGCATCGTCTCGGGTCTGCTCACCGACATCGCCCGGCTCGACGTGGAGGGGGGCGGCCTCGACCGTGCGCGGCCTGCGCCGGACCCTCGACGGCGGGCGGCCGGACGGCGGCAGCGGCCACCGCTTCGCCCTGTCGCTGATCGACTCGCTCGCCAATGCGGAGGAGACGGTGGTCTCGGCGGTGGCTTGGGCGCTCGACGGCATCCCGCTGATCGGCGGCTCGGCCGGCGACGACCTCGCCTTCCGCAGCACGGTGCTGATCCACGAGGGCCAAGTCTGCCGCGAGGCGGCGGTGATCCTTCTGGTCGAGACCGATTTCCCGATCCGGATCTTCAAGAGCGACAATTTCGAGCCGACCAACCGCAAGTTCGTGGTCACCGCCGCCCGCGAGGACGAGCGGCGCGTCACCGAACTCAACGCCGAGCCCGCGGCGCGCGAATATGCCATGGCAGTGGGGCTCGACCCGGAAAACCTCTCGACGATGAGCTTTGCCGCCTACCCGCTCGCGGTGAAGATCGGCGGGGAATATTACTGCCGCTCGATCAGCCGGGTGGAGCCGGACGGCTCGATGACCTTCTTCTGCGCCATCGGCGAGGGCGTGGTGCTGACGCTGGCGCAGCCCCGCGACATCGTCGAGGCGACGCGGGCCGAACTCGAAAGCCTCGACGCGTCGCTCGGCGGGCTCGACCTCGTGATCGGTTTCGATTGCGTGTTTCGCCGGCTCGATGCCGAGAGCCGGCAGGTGCGCCACCGCATCGCCGACCTGTACCGTCGCTACGGCGTGGTCGGCTTCGAGACCTACGGCGAGCAGTACCGCTCGATGCACCTGAACCAGACTTTTACCGGCATCGCCATTGGCCGGGCTGA
- a CDS encoding protein of unknown function (Evidence 5 : Unknown function) encodes MVIRMAFPCLGLSLPRSMAALPEGGNPLASRRAGRHIRRGRLARDVSLANRVRSGRKQP; translated from the coding sequence GTGGTCATCCGCATGGCCTTTCCCTGCCTTGGCCTCTCTCTTCCCCGAAGCATGGCCGCGCTGCCGGAGGGAGGCAACCCGCTTGCATCCCGCCGCGCGGGCCGTCATATACGGCGCGGGAGGTTGGCGAGGGACGTTTCACTCGCCAACCGGGTCAGGTCCGGAAGGAAGCAGCCCTAA
- a CDS encoding UPF0133 protein (Evidence 4 : Unknown function but conserved in other organisms; PubMedId : 15322138, 1698765, 2674903), with the protein MRDLMGIMKQAQAMQEKMASVQSELEAVEVSGASGGGAVTVRMTAKGQVLGVSIDPSLMVADEREILEDLIVAACNDARGKAEATAQEKMAELTKGLLLPPGMKLPF; encoded by the coding sequence ATGCGCGACCTCATGGGCATCATGAAGCAGGCCCAGGCCATGCAGGAGAAGATGGCCTCGGTTCAGTCCGAACTCGAAGCGGTCGAGGTGTCGGGCGCCTCCGGCGGTGGCGCCGTGACCGTGCGGATGACGGCCAAGGGTCAGGTGCTCGGCGTTTCGATCGATCCGAGCCTGATGGTCGCCGACGAACGGGAAATCCTGGAGGACCTGATCGTCGCCGCCTGCAACGACGCCCGCGGCAAGGCCGAGGCGACCGCCCAGGAAAAGATGGCGGAGCTGACGAAGGGTCTGCTGCTGCCGCCCGGCATGAAACTGCCGTTCTAG